A genome region from Bacillus cereus group sp. RP43 includes the following:
- a CDS encoding carbamoyl-phosphate synthase codes for MATQEELVVQFRAETDQMRREMAAMQSQLNDFVRTTNRTSREYRRSIENMGDANSEYSQRLRQLKAEQREAMRPHIEELKRTKLAYLDAAMGMATYSGSAQDLISQINAIGAAEKAANDAMMANDVAAQASLLQTIGMMNNMSTTSSKLQANLQRMGNPLYNFSRGALMATNAMERLANRSSAAQLALEFLGPNANMKQLNDQIRIINQSVMGMGQAFLIVGASAVLFYGKLHSANMEMNPKYAEAYKNMMESLTEALQPMRDAFASLMIPIFNFVNAMAKMVIEFNKAHPALAKFIQGTMMLVPALTLLLLPLGAGMGLLMGYRAAFAALWVVIKPVVMVLAMATPVAWAVAAALAGMAVGFSYAYKNIEPFRNAINNTLNTIKAFWQIISDNADAGNKLLKSLGFSNETIQAINDFVNKIKEALNTMKNAIVQAFHGDFSGLTEVFKMIFPSILAILIGGIPGLVIGIGTMFARMTEATGVGGAQMVSKFGEILNNLVLGLTNFVTNQLPVFLEQGIKIITGIVQGITQALPQIVAAVLQIVTTFITGLTTLLPQIITIGISLIQTLVTAIVTALPVIIEAAVQIINALVQGITQMLPMIIQSAIQVITMFIQTIIPMIPMLIDAGIQILMALVNGIIQILPQLIDAAIQIMTTLLNAIVENLPLIIDAGIQVLNSLIEGIMQVLPQIIDAVMQIITKFTEVVIQNLPQIIESGMQILIKLVDGIIQMLPQIVDAVIKIITKFTEVIVQNLPQIIDAGVQILTKLIDGIIQVLPQLVEAGIRLMVELIKAIIDHLPQILEAGVELIGALIDGILSLLGEVFSSGVEIGGQLLESLGDVDLFEIGINIVQGLINGIGSMVGEAVSAAKELGGSIVDGVKGFLDIHSPSRVMRDLGIYTGQGLVKGIGSMENPVYQAAKTMATTVKDAFDSLSEGISLGDVSMGSVSGPAIPMVSAGYKTPSSISNVSSTSGFGGQTLNNSTNESKAPNNVQNATPAVIENVIVIDSTEVARAIGDKIDVDQGKRIVNQSFVMGQKGGW; via the coding sequence TTGGCAACACAAGAAGAATTAGTAGTTCAATTTAGAGCTGAAACAGATCAGATGCGAAGAGAAATGGCTGCTATGCAAAGTCAGTTGAACGATTTTGTTAGAACAACAAACCGTACATCTCGTGAGTATCGAAGAAGTATCGAAAATATGGGTGACGCGAATAGTGAATACAGTCAACGGTTAAGGCAATTAAAAGCTGAGCAACGGGAAGCTATGAGACCTCATATTGAAGAATTAAAACGGACGAAATTAGCATATCTAGATGCTGCCATGGGAATGGCTACGTATTCCGGCAGTGCTCAGGATTTAATTTCTCAGATCAATGCAATCGGGGCCGCTGAAAAAGCTGCTAATGATGCGATGATGGCTAACGATGTGGCAGCGCAAGCGTCTTTACTCCAAACTATCGGTATGATGAACAACATGTCTACTACTTCGAGCAAACTACAAGCTAACTTACAACGTATGGGAAATCCATTGTATAACTTCTCGCGCGGTGCATTAATGGCCACTAACGCAATGGAGCGATTAGCGAATAGAAGTAGCGCTGCTCAATTAGCATTAGAATTTCTTGGTCCTAATGCTAATATGAAGCAGTTAAACGATCAGATTCGAATTATAAATCAGTCTGTAATGGGTATGGGACAGGCTTTTTTAATCGTGGGAGCAAGTGCGGTGTTATTCTACGGAAAATTGCACAGTGCGAACATGGAAATGAATCCTAAATATGCAGAAGCGTACAAAAATATGATGGAGTCGTTAACAGAAGCTCTACAGCCAATGCGTGATGCTTTTGCATCCTTAATGATTCCGATATTCAACTTCGTTAATGCGATGGCTAAAATGGTTATAGAATTTAACAAAGCACATCCAGCTTTAGCGAAATTCATTCAAGGGACAATGATGCTTGTTCCAGCCTTAACTCTCCTATTGCTGCCATTAGGTGCAGGAATGGGATTATTAATGGGTTACAGAGCTGCCTTTGCTGCGTTATGGGTGGTTATTAAACCTGTCGTTATGGTCTTAGCTATGGCTACCCCAGTTGCTTGGGCTGTTGCAGCTGCTCTAGCAGGTATGGCTGTAGGGTTTTCATACGCTTATAAAAATATAGAACCATTTAGGAACGCTATTAATAACACGTTAAATACAATAAAAGCTTTTTGGCAAATAATTAGTGATAATGCGGATGCTGGCAATAAATTATTGAAATCTCTTGGTTTCAGTAACGAAACAATACAAGCGATTAATGATTTTGTTAACAAAATCAAAGAAGCACTAAACACAATGAAAAACGCTATTGTACAGGCATTTCATGGGGACTTTTCTGGATTAACTGAAGTATTCAAAATGATATTCCCGTCAATATTAGCTATTTTGATTGGTGGAATACCAGGTTTAGTTATTGGGATTGGTACTATGTTCGCTAGAATGACAGAAGCGACTGGTGTTGGTGGCGCTCAAATGGTTAGTAAGTTTGGAGAAATTCTAAACAACCTAGTTTTAGGATTAACCAACTTTGTAACAAATCAATTACCAGTTTTTCTAGAACAAGGAATTAAAATAATCACTGGAATAGTGCAAGGGATCACACAAGCGCTACCTCAGATTGTAGCTGCTGTTTTACAAATTGTCACAACGTTTATAACTGGCCTTACTACGCTTTTGCCACAGATTATAACAATTGGTATTTCCTTAATACAAACACTTGTTACTGCAATCGTAACAGCTTTACCAGTGATTATTGAAGCAGCAGTGCAAATTATAAATGCACTTGTTCAAGGGATTACACAAATGTTGCCAATGATTATACAGTCAGCAATACAAGTTATAACAATGTTCATTCAAACAATAATCCCTATGATTCCTATGTTGATAGATGCAGGTATTCAGATTTTAATGGCTTTAGTGAATGGTATTATTCAAATTTTACCTCAGTTAATTGATGCTGCCATTCAAATAATGACGACATTACTTAATGCAATAGTTGAAAATTTACCATTAATCATTGATGCAGGAATACAAGTTTTAAATTCGTTAATTGAAGGAATTATGCAAGTATTACCTCAAATTATAGATGCTGTGATGCAGATTATCACTAAATTCACTGAGGTTGTTATTCAAAATTTACCGCAAATTATTGAATCAGGAATGCAAATTTTAATAAAACTGGTAGACGGGATTATTCAAATGCTCCCTCAGATTGTAGATGCGGTTATTAAAATAATTACGAAGTTCACTGAGGTTATAGTGCAAAATCTACCGCAAATCATTGATGCGGGAGTCCAAATTTTGACTAAATTAATTGATGGTATTATTCAGGTCCTACCGCAATTAGTTGAGGCAGGAATTAGATTAATGGTTGAGCTAATTAAAGCGATTATTGACCATTTACCACAAATACTCGAAGCTGGTGTAGAACTAATAGGCGCTCTAATTGATGGCATTTTGAGTTTACTTGGTGAAGTCTTTAGTTCTGGGGTTGAAATAGGTGGTCAACTTTTAGAGTCTTTAGGTGATGTGGATCTCTTTGAAATAGGGATCAATATTGTTCAAGGATTAATTAACGGTATTGGTTCAATGGTTGGTGAAGCTGTATCGGCAGCAAAGGAACTTGGCGGCAGTATAGTGGATGGTGTGAAAGGATTTCTGGATATACATTCTCCATCTCGAGTTATGAGAGATTTGGGAATATACACAGGGCAAGGATTGGTTAAAGGTATTGGTTCTATGGAAAATCCTGTTTATCAGGCGGCTAAAACCATGGCTACAACTGTAAAAGATGCATTCGATTCATTATCAGAAGGAATATCACTTGGTGATGTTTCAATGGGTTCTGTATCAGGTCCTGCAATCCCGATGGTTTCCGCAGGTTATAAAACACCTTCTAGTATTTCAAATGTATCTTCTACTTCAGGATTTGGTGGGCAAACTTTAAACAACTCAACAAACGAGTCTAAAGCTCCAAATAACGTTCAAAATGCCACTCCTGCTGTCATTGAGAATGTAATAGTAATTGATAGCACTGAGGTAGCTAGAGCTATCGGAGATAAGATTGACGTAGATCAAGGTAAGCGAATTGTAAATCAATCATTCGTTATGGGACAAAAGGGAGGATGGTGA
- a CDS encoding phage tail spike protein has product MLLVTGINGQTEMLCDFKEVRRKRRVNGEHSLNFYQLNTKEAAHSYKLLDKRSKITIPETGDEYIVLGISKVGHYGKRINAMHVFLDDFINQHKYELLNGTINFKQFCDFLFTGSGWTYVNNGAFAPQRFENFGRDSKLSLLQKGLDRYKAEFSIDTKNKVITFKNEIGKVTDSQFRNGHNLKTFNEETDMSNFCTVIRGFGKKDDGTEFSVEYKSPLVSVYGEIHQKSIDDDRYNYENSLLEACKNNLNDTPQTKFNVSVVDLYENGLQMHPYNYGDYVYMLYEEADVTVQIRIIEVIDDPVNNSISPTFELSTFKTLRTASAIQAQFQQTQRNIQQLIDDEGNLNLALKRLYMNTETFADNTGVWYIDPEDKNRYVHIGAGGLDVHRGLIRVERADGYAVIIGGVLQHGFDMSGAEPSFTEVGQELYWWMTAQTQFRSCQYYTFEHKSRYLKVLIGQYVEEGTTGEVGIFDGDGQTLLSKLVSTNTNPGSDEAKYGRLMTIDLGVPTGQEKSVYIRMRSTVQDKKTFCRKLRMWLEG; this is encoded by the coding sequence ATGTTATTAGTCACAGGAATAAACGGACAAACAGAGATGCTTTGCGATTTTAAGGAAGTTAGAAGAAAAAGGAGAGTTAATGGAGAACACTCTCTTAATTTTTATCAACTAAATACCAAAGAAGCTGCACATTCTTATAAATTGCTAGATAAACGATCTAAAATAACAATTCCAGAGACTGGTGATGAGTATATTGTCCTTGGAATATCCAAGGTAGGGCATTACGGAAAACGAATCAATGCTATGCATGTGTTTCTTGATGATTTCATTAATCAGCATAAATACGAATTACTGAACGGTACCATTAATTTTAAACAGTTCTGCGATTTCTTATTTACCGGTAGTGGATGGACATATGTTAATAATGGGGCATTCGCTCCACAACGATTTGAAAACTTTGGACGAGATTCAAAACTATCGCTGCTGCAGAAAGGGTTAGATAGATACAAAGCAGAGTTTTCTATTGATACTAAAAACAAAGTAATCACATTTAAAAATGAGATTGGTAAAGTGACAGATTCTCAATTTCGGAACGGTCATAACCTAAAGACTTTTAATGAAGAAACGGATATGTCTAACTTTTGTACTGTTATCCGGGGATTTGGCAAAAAAGATGACGGTACCGAGTTCTCTGTTGAATATAAATCACCACTAGTAAGTGTATATGGTGAAATACATCAAAAATCAATTGATGATGATCGTTATAATTATGAAAATTCATTGTTAGAAGCGTGTAAAAACAATTTGAATGATACACCTCAAACGAAGTTTAATGTATCTGTTGTGGATTTATACGAAAATGGTTTGCAAATGCATCCGTATAATTACGGAGACTATGTTTACATGCTATATGAGGAGGCAGATGTCACCGTTCAAATAAGAATCATAGAGGTTATTGATGATCCGGTGAACAACAGTATTTCACCAACATTTGAATTATCGACCTTCAAGACATTGCGAACTGCAAGTGCAATTCAAGCGCAATTCCAACAGACGCAGCGTAACATTCAACAGTTGATTGATGACGAAGGTAATTTAAACCTTGCTTTAAAACGGCTCTATATGAACACAGAGACATTTGCTGATAATACTGGTGTTTGGTATATAGATCCAGAAGATAAAAACAGATACGTCCATATTGGTGCGGGAGGCCTCGATGTTCATCGTGGTCTTATTCGCGTGGAGCGTGCAGATGGGTATGCAGTTATTATAGGTGGCGTTCTTCAGCATGGATTCGATATGAGTGGAGCGGAGCCATCCTTCACAGAAGTGGGACAAGAGTTGTACTGGTGGATGACCGCTCAAACGCAGTTCAGGAGTTGTCAATATTACACGTTTGAACACAAATCGAGATATTTAAAAGTCTTAATTGGTCAGTATGTAGAAGAAGGAACAACTGGCGAAGTAGGGATATTTGATGGAGATGGGCAAACATTACTATCGAAGTTAGTATCCACCAATACAAACCCCGGTTCCGACGAGGCGAAGTATGGGCGTTTAATGACAATAGATTTAGGGGTACCAACAGGACAAGAAAAGAGCGTTTATATTAGGATGCGCTCTACAGTCCAGGATAAGAAAACATTTTGCCGGAAACTACGAATGTGGTTAGAAGGTTAA
- a CDS encoding phage tail domain-containing protein — protein MAEVITLGTTVQTLSGKKYVLEELGIMTRDFNPQSPSPVHNFETMENRNGTIDRGTFYGQRTIKCSFYFKAVDMWDYALLRDEVFRLFDSRQPFYIIDQRNPGKRWLVKCNSSYNIEQNWKYGFFEIDFVTVKLPFAESIGTTLDPMTFDSNLWQIGQGLIAEDIMYTHNTTSFRIYNAGDVTVDPKEMLVKITYKGMSNNLSIKNVTTGDLWNYTGITTTGLDVITLDGVRAYRNVVGSIFGKTNWRLITLKPGWNDFVLTGATGDFEIKFDFRFYYL, from the coding sequence ATGGCTGAAGTAATCACATTAGGAACAACAGTGCAAACATTAAGTGGGAAAAAGTATGTATTAGAAGAACTAGGCATCATGACAAGAGACTTTAATCCTCAGTCACCATCGCCTGTTCATAACTTTGAAACTATGGAGAATAGAAACGGAACTATCGATAGAGGAACATTTTATGGTCAACGTACTATAAAGTGTTCTTTTTATTTTAAAGCAGTTGATATGTGGGATTATGCACTGCTTCGAGATGAAGTATTTCGCCTATTTGATAGTAGGCAGCCGTTTTATATCATAGACCAACGTAATCCGGGGAAGAGGTGGCTTGTAAAGTGCAACTCCTCCTACAACATCGAGCAGAATTGGAAATATGGGTTCTTTGAAATTGATTTCGTTACAGTAAAGCTACCATTTGCAGAATCAATTGGAACTACTTTAGATCCAATGACATTTGATTCGAATTTATGGCAGATTGGACAAGGATTGATTGCGGAAGACATAATGTACACGCATAATACTACTTCGTTCCGAATTTATAACGCTGGTGATGTCACGGTAGACCCAAAGGAAATGCTGGTAAAAATCACCTATAAAGGTATGTCTAATAATTTATCTATAAAAAACGTTACTACAGGTGACCTTTGGAACTACACAGGTATTACTACAACGGGGCTCGATGTAATTACTCTAGATGGTGTCAGAGCATATCGAAATGTAGTAGGTAGTATTTTCGGAAAAACAAATTGGAGATTGATTACATTAAAACCAGGATGGAATGACTTTGTATTAACTGGTGCGACAGGCGATTTTGAAATCAAATTTGACTTTAGATTTTATTATTTGTAG